The Euphorbia lathyris chromosome 2, ddEupLath1.1, whole genome shotgun sequence genome includes a window with the following:
- the LOC136216769 gene encoding retrovirus-related Pol polyprotein from transposon RE1 isoform X1, whose amino-acid sequence MQQLMQLIQMNKSGGQANVHFANACGTANYTTSKPKPITLNVNSWILDTGASSHIVNSLAYFRSYKPVHNCYINLPNNQKLRAEYIGDIHFSNEFVLCDVLYVSNFALNLISVTQLTASMQYNLVFSAHHCLIQDLKSRRQIGSASVVAGLYHLTDPEPVFNHVLHTTTHCNTDELWHFRLGHLPKDRILCLNKSFPDISVPSDFVYDICHFARHKRLPFPVSTSSSSASFELVHVDIWGPTHVSIAGYRYFVTIVDDFTRFTWAVMVKLKSEVSDVIKHFVAMVQTQFGKTIKVIRSDNGPEFYMVDFYNKLGISHQTSCVETPQQNGLVERKHQHILNTARALKFQSHLPNGYWNFFVGHAVFLINRTPTPLLSNKSPFELLYGHVPNYSDLRVFGCLCFTGTLLQNRSKFDSRANKCIFLGYVQGQKGYRVLDVHTNKISVFRNVRFYETVFPYGNPDVLDSFDLEISSDNLSNDGSMVVESSPCIRKSSRMRNQPQYLKDYHCALANSKTIIGMEQDICHPISSVMTYDKLSQNPKRFSCSIITETEPKSYQEACTNPKWREAMQAEIDALDRNGTWEICSLPNDKEEVGARWTFKIKRNGDGSVERYKARLVAKGYTQQNGVDFLETFSPVTKMTTIRMLLALAAINGWFLEQLDINNAFLHGDLQEDIYMELPPGIETDIINPVCKLKKSLYGLKQASRQWNSKLTASLRKFGFQQADSDPSLFTKFNVDEFIALAVYVDDIILVSNNMSSIVQVKSYLHACFSIKDLGTLKFMLGLEISRTSAGILLYQRKYTLDLLSEYGFLEAKPCNTPISMCDVDITESECLVDITGYRRLVGKLLYLTNSRPDIAFAVQRLSQFLHKPQEHHLREAHQILRYLKLHPAQGVFYPSNSQLQLKGFTDSDWGNCKITRKSVTGFAVFLGNSLISWKLKKQNTISRSSSESEYRAMASTACELQWLLFLLKDLHIYHPKPALLYCDNLSAIHIAKNPVFHERTKHIEIDCHFVRHKVQAGIIHLLPVPSADQLADCFTKPLHRPVFHSFLHRLGILDVHNSQLAGGYKTKSTIQDKSQQKINMVEIKNLEEEEKNTHCSLLQIAPNSCSLI is encoded by the coding sequence ATGCAGCAACTGATGCAGCTGATACAGATGAATAAATCTGGTGGGCAGGCCAATGTTCACTTCGCCAATGCTTGTGGAACCGCTAACTATACCACAAGTAAGCCTAAACCCATTACATTGAATGTGAATTCCTGGATTTTAGACACTGGGGCTAGCAGTCACATTGTTAATTCATTGGCATATTTTAGAAGTTATAAGCCTGTGCACAATTGCTATATTAATTTGCCTAATAATCAGAAGTTGAGAGCTGAATATATTGGAGATATTCATTTTTCAAATGAGTTTGTGTTGTGTGATGTCCTGTATGTGTCAAATTTTGCCTTAAATCTAATTTCGGTCACACAACTTACTGCCTCTATGCAGTATAACTTAGTTTTTTCTGCTCATCATTGTCTTATCCAGGACTTGAAGAGCAGGAGGCAGATTGGTTCAGCTAGTGTGGTAGCTGGTCTCTATCACCTAACTGACCCTGAGCCTGTTTTCAATCATGTGTTACATACTACTACTCATTGTAATACAGACGAATTATGGCATTTTAGGCTAGGACATCTACCTAAAGATCGAATTCTGTGTTTGAATAAATCGTTTCCTGATATCTCTGTGCCTTCTGATTTCGTTTATGATATATGTCATTTTGCTAGGCATAAGCGGTTACCTTTTCCCGTCTCTACTAGTTCCAGTTCTGCTTCGTTTGAGCTTGTTCATGTTGATATTTGGGGTCCTACCCATGTTTCCATTGCAGGTTATAGATATTTTGTCACCATTGTTGATGATTTTACTCGTTTCACTTGGGCTGTTATGGTTAAACTCAAGTCTGAGGTGTCTGATGTGATTAAACATTTCGTTGCTATGGTTCAGACTCAATTTGGCAAAACAATTAAGGTCATTAGGTCTGATAATGGTCCTGAATTTTATATGGTTgatttttataataaattagGAATAAGTCATCAAACGAGTTGTGTCgaaacacctcaacaaaacgggCTTGTCGAAAGGAAACACCAGCATATTCTCAACACCGCTAGAGCTTTAAAGTTTCAGAGTCATTTACCCAATGGCTATTGGAATTTTTTTGTTGGTCATGCTGTGTTCTTAATAAATAGGACACCCACTCCTTTATTAAGTAATAAGTCTCCGTTTGAACTGTTATACGGTCATGTTCCTAATTATTCTGATTTAAGAGTGTTCGGATGCTTGTGCTTTACTGGTACTTTGCTTCAAAATCGGAGTAAATTTGATTCTAGAGCAAATAAGTGCATTTTTCTTGGTTATGTGCAGGGACAAAAAGGGTATAGGGTGTTGGATGTTCACACTAATAAGATTAGCGTCTTTAGGAATGTCAGGTTTTATGAAACTGTATTTCCTTATGGAAATCCTGATGTTCTTGATAGTTTTGATTTAGAAATTAGTAGTGATAATTTGAGTAATGATGGGTCTATGGTTGTAGAGTCATCACCTTGTATCAGGAAGTCATCTAGAATGCGTAATCAGCCCCAATATTTGAAAGATTATCACTGCGCCTTAGCTAACTCGAAAACTATTATTGGGATGGAGCAAGATATATGTCACCCTATATCTTCTGTTATGACTTATGATAAGCTTTCCCAAAACCCGAAAAGATTTTCTTGCTCTATCATAACCGAAACTGAGCCCAAGTCTTATCAGGAGGCTTGCACTAATCCTAAATGGAGAGAGGCGATGCAGGCTGAGATTGATGCTCTTGATAGAAATGGGACTTGGGAAATTTGTTCTTTGCCTAACGACAAAGAGGAGGTAGGAGCTAGGTGGACTTTTAAGATTAAGCGTAATGGCGATGGTAGTGTCGAGCGTTATAAGGCAAGATTAGTTGCAAAAGGTTACACTCAACAAAACGGAGTCGATTTTTTAGAAACCTTTTCCCCTGTAACCAAGATGACTACTATTAGGATGCTTCTTGCATTAGCAGCCATAAATGGTTGGTTTTTAGAACAGCTCGACATCAACAACGCTTTTTTACATGGTGACTTACAGGAAGATATTTACATGGAACTTCCACCAGGAATTGAAACTGATATAATTAATCCTGTTTGTAAGTTAAAAAAATCCCTTTACGGTTTAAAGCAGGCTAGTCGGCAGTGGAATAGCAAGCTAACTGCCTCGCTAAGAAAGTTTGGTTTTCAACAAGCTGATTCTGATCCTTCTTTATTTACTAAGTTTAACGTTGATGAATTCATTGCTTTAGCCGTTTACGTGGATGATATTATACTGGTTAGCAATAATATGTCATCAATTGTTCAGGTCAAATCCTACCTTCATGCTTGTTTTAGCATTAAGGATTTGGGAACCTTAAAATTCATGTTAGGTCTGGAGATTTCCAGAACTTCTGCAGGTATTTTATTATATCAGAGGAAGTACACTCTTGATCTGCTTAGTGAGTATGGCTTCCTTGAAGCTAAACCATGTAATACCCCCATTTCTATGTGTGATGTTGATATAACCGAATCCGAGTGTTTAGTTGATATTACAGGATACAGACGCCTAGTTGGGAAGTTACTTTACTTGACGAATTCCAGGCCAGACATCGCATTTGCAGTACAAAGACTATCTCAGTTTTTGCACAAGCCACAGGAACATCATTTAAGAGAAGCTCACCAGATACTTCGCTACCTTAAGCTTCATCCTGCTCAAGGCGTTTTTTATCCGTCCAACTCTCAACTTCAGCTCAAAGGGTTCACTGACAGTGATTGGGGAAATTGCAAAATCACACGGAAATCAGTCACGGGGTTTGCTGTTTTTCTGGGAAACTCTTTGATTTCTTGGAAATTGAAGAAGCAAAACACAATCAGTCGATCTTCATCAGAATCTGAGTACCGGGCAATGGCTTCAACTGCTTGTGAACTGCAATGGCTTTTATTTCTTCTTAAGGATCTGCACATATATCACCCTAAACCTGCTCTACTGTATTGTGACAATCTATCTGCCATCCATATAGCCAAAAACCCAGTCTTTCACGAAAGAACCAAACATATTGAAATTGACTGCCATTTTGTTCGCCACAAGGTTCAAGCTGGAATTATTCACCTACTGCCTGTACCGTCTGCTGATCAATTGGCGGATTGTTTTACCAAACCTCTCCATCGTCCTGTTTTTCATTCATTTCTTCACCGACTTGGGATTCTGGACGTGCATAATTCTCAACTTGCGGGGGGATATAAGACTAAATCAACGATCCAAGATAAAAGTCAACAAAAGATAAATATGGTTGAGATTAAAAAtctagaagaggaagagaagaaTACACATTGCTCTCTCCTACAAATAGCACCTAATAGTTGTAgtctaatttaa
- the LOC136216769 gene encoding vestitone reductase isoform X2 — protein MEEEKGRVCVTGATGYVASWLIMTLLRRGYSVHATVRSDPEKKRDMSFLTSLPEASKKLKIFHSDLNDPNTFEAPIKGCVGVFHVATPTPAHFENEPDEVVIKKTIDGTIGILKLCLESKTVKRVVYTSSTAAIDFSEKSGDVMVMDESFWSDVDYIKKLKSFASSYWVSKTLTEKTALEFSERNGLDLVTVIPSYVVGPFICPNLPASLEVALSMILGKPEFYNMLLNVNMVHVDDLVRAHIFLLENPNTKGRYICSSDIISIADLANFLSAKYPEFTIPTIESLQDLIDGSHRKAPILSSKKLKDSGFQFKYGIDEIFDGAIQCCKEKGYL, from the exons AtggaagaagagaaaggtagGGTATGTGTTACAGGAGCTACTGGGTATGTCGCATCATGGTTGATCATGACCCTTCTTCGCCGTGGTTACTCTGTTCACGCCACCGTCAGATCAGATCCAG AGAAAAAGAGAGACATGAGCTTCCTAACAAGTCTACCAGAAGCATCCAAAAAGCTCAAAATCTTCCATTCAGATCTAAACGATCCCAACACTTTCGAAGCTCCCATTAAAGGATGTGTCGGTGTCTTCCATGTCGCAACTCCTACTCCTGCCCATTTCGAGAACGAACCAGACGAagttgtaataaaaaaaacaattgatGGAACCATAGGAATCTTAAAATTGTGCTTGGAATCGAAGACGGTGAAGCGCGTGGTTTACACTTCGAGCACTGCAGCTATAGATTTCAGTGAGAAAAGTGGAGATGTTATGGTTATGGATGAGAGTTTCTGGAGTGATGTTGATTACATTAAGAAACTTAAATCATTTGCGAGTTCTTATTGGGTGTCTAAGACATTGACTGAGAAGACAGCTCTTGAGTTTTCTGAACGAAATGGATTGGATCTGGTCACTGTGATTCCTTCTTATGTTGTTGGTCCCTTCATTTGTCCTAATCTTCCTGCATCTTTGGAGGTTGCATTGTCCATGATTCTTG GTAAGCCAGAATTTTATAATATGCTTCTGAATGTAAATATGGTGCATGTTGATGATCTTGTAAGGGCACATATTTTCCTTCTTGAAAATCCTAATACAAAAGGGAGGTATATTTGTTCTTCAGACATTATTTCCATTGCAGACTTGGccaattttctttctgcaaAATATCCAGAGTTCACCATACCAACAATAGA GTCGTTACAGGATCTTATTGACGGATCACATCGGAAAGCCCCTATATTGTCATCCAAGAAGTTGAAAGACTCTGGCTTCCAATTTAAATATGGCATTGATGAAATATTTGACGGAGCAATTCAATGTTGTAAGGAGAAGGGTTATCTGTAG